From the Haladaptatus caseinilyticus genome, the window CGAAGTATCGAGAGCGTCCGTCCAGCGGGTGAACGTTGCGCCGTGATCCGCGTCGCCGAACTTGTGATACTGCCAGGCGTGAATGAGTTCGTGCCGGACGGTGGAACTGAATTGCTCCCATCCGTGTTGTTCGTAGGCCGTCCACGGAGAGATTGCAATCTTGTATGTTGTGAGGAATCTCCGACAAGTGCTACGATCTAATTATACTATCCGCTAACAAACTAGGGAGCAACCTAATGACTGATCAGATCACACTGCAGGCTGCACTCAACGGTGGTCGTACACATCCTAGCGTCCCCCACACGCCAGAAGAACTTGCAGTCGAGGCTCGCGCGGCAGTCGACGCCGGAGCCACGTCACTTCATCTGCACCCGTATGATGAACACGGCCGTGAGACACTCACACCAGGACCGTGTGCTGCGGCGCTCCACGCAGTCCGCTCTACATGCCCAGGAATCCCGATTTCGCTTAGTACGTCCGCGGATATCGAACCTGATCCGGAGCAGCGATATGAACTCATTTCAGCCTGGACTGAGCTTCCAGACCTCGTAACGGCTAATCAAGGTGAGAGGGGAATTCACGAGCTCTGCGAATTGCTCACTGAACGAGATATTGGGATTGAGGCGGGTCTATTGTCCCTCAAGGACGCGCGCATCTTCGTCGAATCGGGCATCGCCCCACAGTGCGTACGGGCAATGGTCGAGCCACTGGATTCGAACCCAGATGACGCAGTCGCCCACGCAGAAGCTATTGAAAGGACACTCAATGAAGCTGAAATCGATCTTGAGCAAGTCCATCACGGAGATGGGATTGCATCATGGGCAGTGAATCGACGTGCTGTGGCGCGAGGACATGCTATTCGCACGGGTCTGGAGGACACGACAGTCCTGCCTGATGGACATGCTGCTTCGGGAAACGGTGAGCTTGTTGACGCCGCAACCTCACTATTGGCAGAAAACGAAACACAGGACTAATCCATCTACGTTAGTGCGATTATTCTCTCGTTCGTCACGGGGTCATATTTCCCGGTCCCTGCTTGCCCTTGGCTCGGCGTGAAACCTCCCAATCGATCGCGTTGACCGGCAGTTCTGGGAAGTGCTCGGTGGCGACGTTCGTTGCGTGCTGTCGTGCTTGGTCGAGGAGGGCTGTTGGTGTCTCGGGAGTATCGTCGGTCTCTGTGTTCGTGCTTTCCGTCAGCGTTCGCTGATTGGTGATATCCGAGAACATCAATCGCTGTGCCATGGATAAAAACAGCTGAAGCGGTGGTTAGTTCGGTAGTTCCTTTCGTCCCGTCCTCACGCACGGCCAGCACGGGAAGCCACCGAGGCCCTCACAGTCACAGTCTTCGAGTTCGTCTTCGTCTTCCGAAGGGAACGCGTCAAGCGTCCCGTCGTCAGTTGCGTTTTCGACGGCGGCCATGTGTTTGCAAAAGGCGTTACGGTGGACGTGATGCGGGCACGTGCAGGCCATCAGTTCGTGGGTCACGTCGTCGATGGAGACTGTGTACTGGTGGTTTGCGGGGTTTTCGTTGATGACTTCAATGGGTCCGGGGTATGGATATTGAAGGATTGGTTTACTGGAGAACCCCTCACTCGTGGTTGTTCCAAACTTCACCTACTCGGTCATCCACATGCTCGAGAACGGAATCGATGACAGCAACAAAATCGGCTGGGAAGTCTCGGTCAACAGCATCTTCGGTACGTGCCTTCGGTGGTTGATGGAAGTGATCTCGGGAATTATGCGGATTCTCATGCCGATCCCACCGACACATCCACGCCGTGCCATCTCTCTCCTCACGATAGGTGATATTGAAATCACCATTCGTGTAGACACGGATCTCGAATACAACCTGTTGGATTGTGTCAGGAAAGTACTGAAGATCTAACCACGCAACGACCGATTCCGGACGCTCGTGTGGAAAGACAGAGACAGATTCAACGAGTGAGAGCGTACCCAATCGACGAGCAATGTGACGTAACAGTGTCTCATCGAGTATTTTCTCGGTATCGTCGCTCATCGATTAGGCGGACGCTTGCGTGGTGTTGTCGTGGTTCTGCCGTGCCTGTTCGAGTTCTTCGATTCTCCGTCGAACGGTTTTCCACTCTTGCAACTCCGACCAGACATCCTCGATATCAGCATAGTCAGCATGATCGAGCGCATCCACGTGGTCGGGTCCCTCGACATCGTATTTTTCACGGTAGCGCCGCTCTTTTTCGATTTCCGTTTTCAATCGTTGTTCAAGTTCCTCCACGGGGAGTCCGCCTAACCGATGAATTCGTCGCCATTGGAAGTAATCCTCGTCACGGACGAATTCGTCTGGTGCCTCGTTGGTCTGCGTTAGCATCCCGATTTCCGTGAACCACTGCAGATAGTCTCGAGCGGTTTCCTTCGAGACATTTGCTCTCTCGGCAATCGCAGCAACTCGTGTTGGATCATACAACTGCAGGGCAGTGGTGTACACCCGATCTCGCGTTGACTCGTCTTCCCACGTTTCAGTCCATTCCTCAGCGAGACTTGGTGGCGTGGGTGGGGTGTCGTCTGAGGTCATATCCTATTCTTCGCACTACTACACCATATATCTTGTTCGCGCTTAAAATATTGAGTAGTGGATGCGAGGTATCGATTCTCGCAATATTACTGACCATCGCTCTCCTCAACGCGAATTGCACCGCCGCACTCACTACAGCTGTACTGCTCCGGGTTACGTACCGTCTTCGACCGGCGATACCGGCCGATCCGTCCACCACAGTCCTCGCACACGAGCCACCACTTGGGTGCAGTGAAGCGTTCGCAGTGTTTCGAGGTATCGAGAGCGTCCGTCCACTGGGTGAACGCTCGCCCGTGATCTGCCTCACCGAACTCGTGATATTGCCATGCGTGAATCAGTTCGTGCCGGACGGTGGAGCTGAATTGCTCCCAGCCGTGCTTCTCGTAGGCCGTCCAGGTCAGCACGATCGTAATTGCCTCTGTTGCAGGGTCGTACTTCGTAACGCCCGCTTGTCGTTGCGCCTGATGTGAGACCTCCTACTCGATCGTTTCGACCGGCAGGCCAGGGAAATGCTCAGTGGCGAGGTCGGCCGCATGGCATTGCGCACAGTTGAGCAGATCCCGCTCGGTATCTCGTGGGACACTGGTAATTGATACTGAGTGTTGAGAGAAACCGATGTAATCGAAATTCTGAGGTACTAATCTATGGTGGATTCTCTTGAAGATCGCGGACATACATTTCTGGTGGGTCAACATTTGATGACGGCATCCCGACTTTACTAGGGTCAAGATCAAGAAGCCCATCTCGTTCAAATTTTTTAGCAGCGTAAAATGCTCGTGCATCGTCGTTTTTCGGGTGAAACAAGACTTTCACGCGATCGATTGATTCGGGAAGAGCCTTCAACCCCCGTTCGAGTAATTTTGTTCCGACTCCTTCTCCATGGTGGTCAGGATGAAGATAAATATGTCGTAGATCAGCTTCGTTTGCACTCAAATAGGGAGAATCCGTCGTGTTCCACGTGATATACAGATACCCGATGATCCCGGCAGCATCGTCGTCGACTACGAGAACAACACCTTCGTCATCAGTGAGCCGCTCGTTCAATTTTTCGGAGTGATAAAATTCGCTGCTTGTCACGTGGTCCCGAACGGTGTCAGTGCCAAGATAGTCAGAGTACGTTGCAATCCATGATTCCTGTACAGTTGTTCGAATACCAGGAAAATCGTCTTCACGTGCGTTTCGAATCATCAACTACGATGAGTCACGACAAGGGATTAGAATTTGTGTCGTGATAGTGCAATAACTATCGATAGTTGGACAATTATAGTTAATCAATATTTGCGATTACTACCCAATAACGACAGATATGAGACTCAAAAGAGCAGAGGAATATAGTATAATCTATGCTTGGTAATTGCACATGCGCGAATTTCGATTCACGGTTGAGTTTGATAGTGGAGCAGATCCTGTCGCAGATGTATTTCTCAATCATCCAAGTTTACAGGCAAAATCAATCTCAATTTCCGTCTCTACACACGGAATGTGGCGTGTTGACCGCATTACTGGGACTGATGACGGGATTACAGCACTCACATCAGCACTTGTCGACGATCAGTATTGCCCCGAATGCGTTGGTGAACACGAAGAGTGTGACGCACAATGGGAGTACGAAATAATCAGTCGAGATACTGGTGGTGTATTTTTATATTCGTTTTTAGATACAGTTTCGTACTGTCATTCAATTCCATTTCTTGCGGCGACAGGCATGGGCAACGGATCGTTCTTCGATACATATCGTCACCAGGGCATCTACAATTGGCGCATCTTACTTCGAGAGCACCAACGCATTAGTGAGTTATTTGCGCAAGTCCAAGAGAACGTTCCATCAGGGGTGTCGATCACGCTCCAGCAATTGAAAGAGCCCACACGGTGGGGCAATGGGGCCAAGACGCTCGCGGATCTCCCCCGGAACCAACAACAGGCGATTGAGACTGCTCATCAATTGGGATATTATGCAACTCCGCGCTCTGTAACGCTTGAAGACATCGCGACTGAACTCGAAATTCCTCGATCAACGCTTCGCTATCGTCTTCGCAGTGCTGAGGAGTGGGTTATGGATAGTTTTGTAGCCCAGCATCGCCTTTCGGAGTAGAAAACAACACCAGAATCATCTAGCGCTCGAAGATGGCACCTGTCAGTCGGTGCATCCGCGCTTTCCGTGAGCGTTCGCTGGTCGGTGATATCCGAGAACGTCACTTGGCGTGACATAAATGAAAAGAGTGAACGGGATTAGTTCGGCAGTTCTTTGCGACCCGCACGAACGCACGGCCAGCATGGGAAGTCACCGAGGCCGTCACAGTCGCAGTCTTCGGGTTCGTCTTCGTCTTCCGAGGGGAAGGCCTCAAGCGTCCCATCGTCGGTTGCGTTCTCGACTGCAGCCATATGCTTGCAGTAGGCGTTGCGATGGACGTGATGCGGGCAGGTACAGGCCATCAGTTCCTCGGTCACGTCGTCGATGGAGACCACGTATTGGTGGTCTGCGGGGTTCTCGTGGCTCTCATTGGTGACGTCGATGAGTCCGGGGGCATCGACGTCGAAGGAGAACTGTTCCCATTGTGCGCGTTTCTGTGCCGTCTCGTCAGCTTCAAGGGCTGCGGATTGCTTTGTACTCATGGTCTTCTAGCACGTTTCGGAAGACCGGTGCCGGGTGCTGGAACACCCGGCGCGTTTCTACACACGCCCGAGGGCACCGTTCTTCCTACCATATCCCATGTGGGAGTCGGTATTAAAGATTTCGGTGTCCTACGTAGGAGTTGGTATTAAGTAGATGGCTGCAATACTATGGACTATGACTGAAAACGAAAGTGAACGCGACGAGCAGGGACGATTTGTGGAGCAAACGAGTGATGAGGATATTGTTCGCGTGATTCGTGAGTCCGAGTTTCCAGCAGTGACTGCTCGGTGGGTCGCAGATACGGTTAGGATGAAACGACGCCCAGTGCATCAGCGGCTCGAGGAGTTGCATGAGCAGGGTGCGTTAGAACGCGGGAAATTGAGCCCGCGGGTGGTTATCTGGTGGATTCCAGGAGGGTAGAAAGTATATTACGTGCTTCTCATGAGAACTGTCATCAGACCATGGTTTACATCGTAGGAGTGATTATCTGGTATCATTGTATCCTGCTGTTGGCTTTGGGGCGGGTCACCCGCCTAGTCTCTCAGGGTGGGGAAGAGAATGGTGTTAAAGTCGAGTAAATATTACTGGGTAGGGATGTCTACACAGCGGTAATGAGCGAGAAGGAAACTGAAATCGATGATTGGTACATCACCGCCACAAAAGGAGTAATGGAACGCGTCGTCAAAGAAGTCGAATCCTACGACGGCGAGATTGATGACGAAGCCGAGGAGGAGATTCTTGACATAGGAGTTGACGTCCTCCTCGACGAGCTAGCGCGTAAGTACGACAAGGCAATCAAGGAGGAGAAGAGCAACCGCGACCAGATGGAAGAGAGCATCCGGGGCACGTGGGAGCACGCACTCGACTTCCTCGACTTCTTCATCCTCGTCAACCAGAAGTCGCGTCGACTCATCGAGCAGGTCTCAGGTGTGGACGAGAAGGACGAAGACTATCAGTTCGACGCCCTGATGAGACTTCACGTTCGCGCGTTGCGGGTGAGTCGGGAAGTCGCGGCATTACTCCGGGCAGGATTCGCCGACGGGGCGATGGCCCGATGGCGAACCCTGCACGAGATCGCGGCCGTCGCCACGATCATCGCCGAAGAAGGCGAGGTGGCGGGCGAGCGGTATCTGAAGTTCAAGACCGCAAAGGACTTATTCCGGGTCAAGAACAACTACGACGACTACTTCGAGAAGCTCGGGTTCGACGAGATTCCCGAGGAAGACGTTGAGGAGTTAGAGGCGCAGACCGAGGAACTCATTGACAAGTTCGGCGAGGACTTTGATAATTTCAACGGATGGGCGACAGCGTTCGTGGAGGGTGGTGGCGGGGTGACGATTACGGACTTGATCGAGGAAGCCGAACTGGAGGAGTATCTGCCATTCTACGCGCTGGCGTGCGATTCCATCCACGCGGGGTCGAAGGGGACCCTGTTCCAGATGGGTTTGCACGAGGCCGAGATGGGTGGCGAGGAAGAGGTGTTGCTGGCTGGGCGCTCAGACATCGGGTTCACCGATCCGGCGCAGTTAACCGCGATCATGCTCCGGGAGACAACCGAGGCATTGCGGGCGTTGGTTCCGGATGAGAACTGGCAGGCGCACTGGGAGATGTACTTTCGGGCGATGGACGTGTTAGTAGACGAGATCGCCGATGCGTTCTGGCACGTCGATCAACTGCTCTCCGGGATGCGGGGGGCGGGCGTCCGACCGGATGTGGCGTGATGGTCATTTATGTTCTGATTAGTTTTGAGAGGATTAGAAGCTAAGAAGTGAATGGGCCGTATGCTTTGGTTTGTGTCTCGAATGCAGTGATATGATATCGAAATGAATCATTCAAGATTTGTATCCCAACCTTGATTTCGTGATTTCCGTCCTTCTTAAACGTGTAGTCAAACTTGATGGGGATTTTCGTATCCAAACTGTCTTTCCGGGGGGCGGGGCAACCGTCCCCGTCTGCGGGATAAACTTCTACTACCTTTTCATCAACCATCGCGTACGAATACCACTTCAGTTCACTTGGCAATGTTCCAAATACATCTTTCAAGGTTGAATCACTGATAAATTCTATCTCCAGCTCAATCGGAACTGGCTTTTCAATGTGTACGGATGTTGGAACAAATGGGGACGCTCGTAATTGGGCAAATCCATCTCCACGCCAATCGGACCAGCCGAATCCAACCTCGTCAAGGTAATCTACAGAATCGAATTTTTCGAAAGAAGGGGCATCTTCAGGATCAACACCGCGCTTATAGAGTTCTCTTGGAAGCCGCTGGCTATACAACGATCCGTCGTGTGTTTCAAATTGGTAAATGTCTATTAACTCAGCAGTAGATACGGTTGAGTAGTCGTCAGGGAAGGTGTCAGAATAAATATTACCAAGAAATCCAACAATATTCTGATACGATTCTTCGTACAAAATCTCCACAAGTCGGCTGGTTACTTGTTTTACTTGATCAAGTATTTTGAGAGGATGATCATCGTAACCCAACTCAAAATGCGGACTTACTTCGTGGGCAAAATCATTTCTTATTCCTCTCACGTCGTTCATCTCCGCATTTAGTGACCCAGTGATTATATTGAGTTCTGCCATCATTTTTTGTCTGTCAAATTGTCTCATACCCTCCATGATAGAACGCATCTCTTCTTGACCATTTGCTGGATCGAAATGTCGGAAAAGAATTCTTACTGAGAGATACTCCACAACGGCATGAGATAGAAGAACAAAATGGCTATATGAGCGGTGACTATCCCAGAATAATTCCTCGCGCTTATTAAATAAAAAAGATTCGCGCGCATCGTGCCACGTCAAGATGTCTCTTCTAGCAGCCTCATATAACTGCTCGTATGAAAATAAGTACCGAATATGATCAAATCCTTCAAAATACCTTGCAAGATCAGTGGCATCATCTCTAATCATTGCCTTTGCCGCCTCAACTTCGTCGTGAGACATTATTTGTGTATTTCACTTGGAATATATAAAAGTAGCCAACAGAGATTTGATTGACCTCATCTGTACGGCCTAACTGACGAAGAAATCAGGATTGTGGAAGAAGCAATCGATAAGTAGAACGGTCAAAATTGATGGTTAAGAGAATTTGAATGAATCATTTTATCTACAGTACAATCTTGTCTTATTCAACGATAGAAGGACTGGAGTTGTGATTTTTACTGCAGGCCGGAAGTTACTGGGATCCAGGCACCAAGTCGCGATGCCGGAACCAGACATCGATTTCCTCGCCATCGGTTTCGATGCGGTAACTGTAGGAGTCTAGTTCCCGCCCAGTCTCGTCTCCGAGAGTGTCCTGCAGGACGTCCGTGATGGTGCCTTCTTTCCCGTGGTGTTCGCCATCGGGATCAGTCTCTGAGACGTAGACCTGTACGTCGTCGCCTGGTTGGTAGGGGTCGCTCGCTGGTTGGGGCACGTCCTCCATCGATACTCGGTATTCTGTGTGGTGAGTTTTTATCGGTATCGGACATGTGTAGAACACCAAAAAGTCGATTCGCAACCGTTCCGATACTCTGAAAACAAGTATTAGAAACAATACCGATGATAATCCTGTCGAGAATCAAATCACCCGAACGTAAAAGACCGGATTTGGCTAATTTCCTTTCTAACGCTGTGTAATCCTGATTTAGGAGCAAAGAAAATATACACTAAGTAGGCAGTTCACTTTCACTGTGCTATGCAAACACTTTATTTGTAGCAGTTACTGAGGTATCTAGTAATGTCATTCGATTCAAATGACTTTCGACTGAGCGCAGATCGAAGCGGCTACGACCTATTTATCTCCCACTCATGGGAATATGATGAAGACTACGAAGGGCTCATCGAGTTGCTCAAGGACAAAAATCACTTCTCTTTTCGAAACTACTCGGTAACGGAAGAGGAACGAGTTGAGGGGAAGTCCGATGCAGCACTCGAACGCCATATTAAGAACAAACAGATCAAGCCCGCATCGGTCGTGATTGTGATCGCAGGGATGTACTCTTCATACAGTGATTGGATTGGTAAAGAAGTACGAATCGCAGAGGATCTTGATAAGCCAATTCTAAGCGTTAGACCGTGGGGTGCTGAGCGAACATCCTATATCGCAGATAAGGCCGACGCAAAGGTAAACTGGAACAAAGATAGTATCGTTAGCGAGATTCGAAACCTTGCACCATAACGAATGGCGGAATCGAGTGAGCAACAGCAAGATCGTAGTCATGATACAGAAGTAGAGGCAGCCAACGAAAACAGAGACCCGAACACTGTACTCGAACTCTGGAAGCAGTATGAGCAAACAGCGCGTGACGTGAGTAATCGAAGGCTCAAGAACAACCGTTTCTACCAGCGTCTTCTCGGAGCGACCGTTGCGGGGGTTGGTGTCGCTGCGAAGTTCAATGCAATCGGACCGTTTGTATACGTTGTTGTTGGCCTGATCGGTGTTGCAATCTCTCTTCTATGGATGATGCACATTGTTTCGTATAAACAGCTGAACAGCGGGAAGTACGATGTTTTGCATGACCTGGAATCTGAGCTACCGTATCAACCGTTTAGCCAGGAGTGGAAGAAGCTCGACCGTGGTCGAGACCCAACGACGTTCATTACACACACGAGCGTTGAAATCTGGTGGCCGAGAGTCGCACTCTGGGTATTCGGAGGAATGGTACTCTACGGTGGAATCCAGAAGCTGCAAACTGGAGGATCTGCTTCTTGGTTGCTTGGAGTATGGACGGGATTGATGCTGATTTACTGGTGGGCAGCGTTTCGTGGGAGAAAACCGT encodes:
- a CDS encoding 3-keto-5-aminohexanoate cleavage protein translates to MTDQITLQAALNGGRTHPSVPHTPEELAVEARAAVDAGATSLHLHPYDEHGRETLTPGPCAAALHAVRSTCPGIPISLSTSADIEPDPEQRYELISAWTELPDLVTANQGERGIHELCELLTERDIGIEAGLLSLKDARIFVESGIAPQCVRAMVEPLDSNPDDAVAHAEAIERTLNEAEIDLEQVHHGDGIASWAVNRRAVARGHAIRTGLEDTTVLPDGHAASGNGELVDAATSLLAENETQD
- a CDS encoding SWIM zinc finger family protein; amino-acid sequence: MKFGTTTSEGFSSKPILQYPYPGPIEVINENPANHQYTVSIDDVTHELMACTCPHHVHRNAFCKHMAAVENATDDGTLDAFPSEDEDELEDCDCEGLGGFPCWPCVRTGRKELPN
- a CDS encoding GNAT family N-acetyltransferase encodes the protein MIRNAREDDFPGIRTTVQESWIATYSDYLGTDTVRDHVTSSEFYHSEKLNERLTDDEGVVLVVDDDAAGIIGYLYITWNTTDSPYLSANEADLRHIYLHPDHHGEGVGTKLLERGLKALPESIDRVKVLFHPKNDDARAFYAAKKFERDGLLDLDPSKVGMPSSNVDPPEMYVRDLQENPP
- a CDS encoding DUF7342 family protein translates to MTSDDTPPTPPSLAEEWTETWEDESTRDRVYTTALQLYDPTRVAAIAERANVSKETARDYLQWFTEIGMLTQTNEAPDEFVRDEDYFQWRRIHRLGGLPVEELEQRLKTEIEKERRYREKYDVEGPDHVDALDHADYADIEDVWSELQEWKTVRRRIEELEQARQNHDNTTQASA
- a CDS encoding RipA family octameric membrane protein, coding for MAESSEQQQDRSHDTEVEAANENRDPNTVLELWKQYEQTARDVSNRRLKNNRFYQRLLGATVAGVGVAAKFNAIGPFVYVVVGLIGVAISLLWMMHIVSYKQLNSGKYDVLHDLESELPYQPFSQEWKKLDRGRDPTTFITHTSVEIWWPRVALWVFGGMVLYGGIQKLQTGGSASWLLGVWTGLMLIYWWAAFRGRKPFKAIGKCWKQR
- a CDS encoding SWIM zinc finger family protein, whose translation is MSTKQSAALEADETAQKRAQWEQFSFDVDAPGLIDVTNESHENPADHQYVVSIDDVTEELMACTCPHHVHRNAYCKHMAAVENATDDGTLEAFPSEDEDEPEDCDCDGLGDFPCWPCVRAGRKELPN
- a CDS encoding DUF5677 domain-containing protein, whose translation is MSEKETEIDDWYITATKGVMERVVKEVESYDGEIDDEAEEEILDIGVDVLLDELARKYDKAIKEEKSNRDQMEESIRGTWEHALDFLDFFILVNQKSRRLIEQVSGVDEKDEDYQFDALMRLHVRALRVSREVAALLRAGFADGAMARWRTLHEIAAVATIIAEEGEVAGERYLKFKTAKDLFRVKNNYDDYFEKLGFDEIPEEDVEELEAQTEELIDKFGEDFDNFNGWATAFVEGGGGVTITDLIEEAELEEYLPFYALACDSIHAGSKGTLFQMGLHEAEMGGEEEVLLAGRSDIGFTDPAQLTAIMLRETTEALRALVPDENWQAHWEMYFRAMDVLVDEIADAFWHVDQLLSGMRGAGVRPDVA
- a CDS encoding TIR domain-containing protein; the encoded protein is MSFDSNDFRLSADRSGYDLFISHSWEYDEDYEGLIELLKDKNHFSFRNYSVTEEERVEGKSDAALERHIKNKQIKPASVVIVIAGMYSSYSDWIGKEVRIAEDLDKPILSVRPWGAERTSYIADKADAKVNWNKDSIVSEIRNLAP
- a CDS encoding helix-turn-helix domain-containing protein, yielding MREFRFTVEFDSGADPVADVFLNHPSLQAKSISISVSTHGMWRVDRITGTDDGITALTSALVDDQYCPECVGEHEECDAQWEYEIISRDTGGVFLYSFLDTVSYCHSIPFLAATGMGNGSFFDTYRHQGIYNWRILLREHQRISELFAQVQENVPSGVSITLQQLKEPTRWGNGAKTLADLPRNQQQAIETAHQLGYYATPRSVTLEDIATELEIPRSTLRYRLRSAEEWVMDSFVAQHRLSE